The following coding sequences lie in one Chryseobacterium culicis genomic window:
- a CDS encoding exosortase F system-associated membrane protein, with protein MKILSWFLVIAGVCGLISVRVLENAVFYDPFLGYFHEANKNIEFPAFEWGRLIAGHVFRFILNLLFSCLIIYGLFKNKEWTLQGAIMILVVFVITLPIYLYCIYDKFEIGYLFSFYMRRFVIQPLIILLIVPMFYYRKQMISKETENR; from the coding sequence ATGAAAATTCTTAGTTGGTTTCTGGTTATCGCAGGAGTTTGCGGATTGATAAGTGTAAGAGTTCTTGAGAATGCGGTTTTTTATGACCCGTTTTTAGGCTACTTTCATGAAGCCAATAAAAATATCGAATTCCCTGCATTTGAATGGGGAAGGCTTATTGCCGGACATGTTTTCAGGTTTATTTTAAACCTTCTTTTTTCCTGCCTGATTATCTATGGTTTATTTAAAAATAAGGAATGGACTTTACAGGGAGCGATCATGATACTTGTGGTATTTGTTATTACGCTGCCAATTTATCTGTACTGTATTTATGATAAGTTCGAAATAGGTTATCTCTTTTCTTTTTATATGAGAAGATTTGTGATCCAGCCTTTGATTATCCTGTTGATTGTTCCGATGTTTTATTACAGGAAACAAATGATCAGTAAAGAAACTGAAAATAGATAA
- a CDS encoding inclusion body family protein yields MDDVQQKSSSQEIDVLIVIDTDYVRATYPNPSKDPNNPTGIDHNSQHMIVSNANAISGQGSADLNFSARAGDTVSFRGTSIYQNSDDAVIIYNIKYWSGDQVFNSFIYNSVERRQAAVPNLNSQNGLPAAAADITFASIDSKVKATGKENFYVQFGLYILDPNDSNKQILFGYFYWDPTITVK; encoded by the coding sequence ATGGACGATGTACAACAAAAATCATCCAGTCAGGAAATAGATGTCCTGATTGTAATAGACACGGATTATGTAAGAGCTACTTATCCAAACCCAAGTAAAGACCCTAATAATCCTACAGGAATTGATCATAACAGCCAGCATATGATTGTTTCCAATGCCAACGCAATTTCCGGACAAGGTTCTGCCGATCTGAATTTCAGCGCAAGAGCCGGAGATACAGTTTCCTTCAGAGGAACTTCAATCTATCAGAATTCTGACGATGCTGTTATCATCTACAATATTAAGTACTGGTCCGGAGATCAGGTTTTTAACAGCTTTATATACAATTCTGTTGAAAGAAGACAAGCTGCAGTACCTAATTTGAATTCTCAAAATGGTCTTCCTGCCGCTGCTGCTGATATTACTTTTGCCAGTATCGACTCTAAAGTGAAAGCTACAGGAAAAGAGAATTTCTATGTACAGTTTGGACTTTATATTTTAGATCCGAATGACAGTAACAAACAGATTCTGTTCGGTTACTTTTACTGGGATCCAACAATTACAGTTAAATAA
- a CDS encoding aspartate-semialdehyde dehydrogenase — translation MKVAVVGSTGMVGQVMLKVLEERNFPVTELIPVASERSVGKKVKYKQKEFTIVSMKDAIAAKPDIAIFSAGGSTSLEFAPLFAEAGTTVIDNSSAWRMDPDKKLVVPEINADVLTKEDKIIANPNCSTIQLVMVLGPLNKKYDLKRVIVSTYQSVTGTGKAAVDQLNGEINGDDSTEKVYPYQIFKNALPHCDVFAEDDYTKEEIKLMKEPKKILGDDTFNLTATAVRVPVQGGHSESVNIEFENEFELDEVRKILAETPGVIVMDDVKNNHYPMPLYSEGKDEVFVGRIRRDLSQPKTLNLWIVADNLRKGAATNAVQIAEYLVANNLV, via the coding sequence ATGAAAGTAGCTGTAGTAGGTTCAACAGGAATGGTTGGACAAGTTATGCTTAAAGTTTTGGAGGAGAGAAACTTCCCTGTAACAGAATTAATCCCGGTAGCATCCGAAAGATCTGTAGGCAAGAAGGTGAAGTATAAACAGAAGGAATTTACGATTGTAAGCATGAAGGACGCTATAGCTGCCAAACCGGATATTGCCATCTTCTCTGCTGGAGGTTCTACTTCCCTTGAATTCGCTCCTTTATTTGCAGAAGCCGGAACAACAGTCATTGACAATTCTTCTGCATGGAGAATGGATCCTGATAAAAAATTAGTGGTTCCGGAAATCAATGCTGATGTCCTAACAAAAGAAGATAAAATCATTGCAAATCCGAATTGTTCTACCATTCAATTGGTAATGGTTCTTGGACCGTTGAACAAAAAATATGATTTAAAAAGAGTAATTGTTTCTACTTACCAGTCTGTAACAGGTACAGGTAAAGCTGCTGTAGATCAGTTAAACGGTGAAATCAATGGAGATGATTCTACTGAAAAAGTCTATCCTTATCAGATTTTCAAAAATGCGTTACCACACTGTGATGTATTTGCAGAAGATGATTACACCAAAGAAGAGATCAAACTGATGAAGGAACCTAAGAAAATTTTAGGTGATGATACCTTCAACCTGACAGCAACAGCTGTAAGAGTTCCGGTTCAAGGAGGACATTCTGAAAGTGTAAATATTGAATTCGAAAATGAATTTGAACTGGATGAAGTAAGAAAAATATTAGCTGAAACTCCGGGAGTCATTGTAATGGATGATGTAAAAAACAACCACTACCCGATGCCTCTGTATTCAGAAGGAAAAGATGAGGTCTTTGTGGGAAGAATCAGAAGAGATCTTTCGCAGCCCAAAACGCTCAACCTCTGGATCGTTGCAGACAATCTGAGGAAAGGAGCAGCAACAAACGCTGTACAAATTGCAGAATACCTTGTAGCAAACAACTTAGTATAA
- a CDS encoding aminoglycoside phosphotransferase family protein yields MTSENAKRFFENHLGKKSSEFVTLAQSGSARVNFLATAGTEKYIITYNENIPENESFLYYSEVFSGLKLNTPSILAVSDDRKMYIQEFLGQHTLSEIIAKEKTVSSVRSLVQQTLGKLFKMQVETQGKIDFSKTFEYESYDELPVIHDLYYFKNFVADFLELEYSKSALLKEFKRIAVLIENLEPKGIMIRDFQARNIMVNEKNQVSFIDYQSAMKGPLMYDVISFLFQAKANFPEDFKQEMLEFYIQQFEDPETRIQLKNAVMPIQMMRFLQVLGAYGFRGLIQRKQHFMASLEKGIQNITQFADSWEQMNNYPELQKVIQQLTSEKAKQKIEEIINLNH; encoded by the coding sequence ATGACTTCTGAAAACGCAAAACGATTTTTTGAAAACCATTTAGGTAAAAAATCTTCCGAATTCGTCACATTAGCTCAAAGCGGCTCTGCGAGGGTAAATTTTCTGGCCACTGCCGGTACTGAAAAATACATCATCACGTACAATGAAAATATCCCGGAAAATGAAAGTTTTCTTTATTATTCCGAAGTATTCTCAGGCCTGAAACTTAATACCCCATCCATTCTTGCCGTTTCTGATGACAGAAAAATGTACATCCAGGAATTCCTGGGACAACATACACTTTCTGAGATCATTGCAAAAGAAAAAACTGTTTCTTCAGTAAGGTCCTTGGTTCAGCAGACTTTAGGAAAGCTTTTCAAAATGCAGGTAGAGACCCAGGGAAAAATTGATTTTTCAAAAACCTTTGAATATGAAAGTTATGATGAACTTCCAGTGATTCATGATCTTTATTATTTTAAAAACTTTGTGGCCGATTTCCTGGAGCTTGAATACAGTAAATCTGCTCTTCTGAAAGAATTCAAAAGAATTGCAGTTCTCATTGAGAATCTTGAGCCTAAAGGAATTATGATCCGCGATTTTCAGGCAAGAAATATCATGGTAAATGAAAAGAATCAAGTCTCTTTCATCGATTACCAGTCGGCAATGAAAGGCCCGTTAATGTATGATGTGATCTCTTTTCTTTTTCAGGCTAAAGCTAATTTTCCAGAAGATTTCAAACAGGAAATGCTGGAATTTTACATTCAACAGTTCGAAGATCCTGAAACAAGAATCCAGCTAAAAAATGCAGTGATGCCTATTCAAATGATGAGATTTTTACAGGTTTTAGGAGCCTACGGCTTCAGAGGATTGATTCAGAGAAAGCAACATTTCATGGCCAGCCTTGAAAAAGGGATACAGAATATTACCCAATTTGCAGACTCATGGGAACAGATGAACAATTATCCGGAACTGCAAAAAGTAATTCAGCAACTGACATCAGAGAAAGCGAAACAAAAAATTGAAGAAATTATAAATTTAAACCATTAA
- a CDS encoding GxxExxY protein, with product MTKKEITQLSYEITGFAIKVHKTLGPGLLESVYEECLKIELVKNGYDVKQQLYFPINYDGIEIETKLVVDLLVNDVIIIELKAVEDVLPIHEAQLLTYMKVLKKPQGLLINFFTNNITKSMKPFINEFFKELPD from the coding sequence ATGACCAAAAAAGAAATTACTCAACTGTCATATGAAATTACTGGCTTTGCTATCAAAGTCCATAAGACACTTGGTCCTGGCCTACTTGAAAGTGTTTATGAAGAGTGTTTGAAAATTGAGCTTGTTAAAAATGGGTACGATGTTAAACAACAATTATATTTTCCCATCAATTATGACGGGATAGAAATCGAAACAAAACTTGTTGTAGATCTCCTAGTAAATGATGTAATTATTATAGAGTTAAAAGCTGTGGAAGACGTATTACCAATCCATGAAGCACAATTACTCACTTACATGAAAGTTCTTAAAAAGCCACAAGGTCTTCTTATTAATTTTTTCACTAACAATATTACAAAGTCAATGAAACCCTTTATTAATGAATTCTTCAAAGAGCTTCCTGACTAA
- a CDS encoding DUF6702 family protein, translated as MKKLLYISGILTFFVLMSFMYVDFFSSMTKVDYIDGSKTLKFTTKMNTSHISDAIKINPNTAGFEAEVKKYVNNNFDVFVNGAPKTITFTGSQVSGETVWVYFETGGVSDINTLKIKNTILLSAFPKQINLVNIAYKGSQKTMNFQRGKEVNEVSF; from the coding sequence ATGAAAAAACTTTTATATATATCAGGAATTTTAACATTTTTTGTGTTAATGAGTTTTATGTATGTAGACTTTTTCTCTTCAATGACCAAAGTGGACTATATTGATGGAAGCAAGACATTGAAGTTTACCACAAAAATGAATACAAGCCATATCTCTGATGCGATTAAAATCAACCCAAATACGGCAGGATTTGAAGCAGAGGTAAAAAAATATGTGAACAATAATTTTGATGTATTTGTCAATGGAGCTCCTAAAACGATTACCTTCACAGGAAGTCAGGTCAGCGGAGAAACTGTATGGGTGTATTTTGAAACCGGAGGCGTTTCGGATATCAACACCTTAAAGATTAAAAATACGATCCTTTTGAGCGCTTTTCCTAAGCAGATCAATCTGGTGAACATTGCCTATAAAGGCAGCCAGAAAACAATGAACTTCCAAAGAGGAAAAGAAGTGAACGAGGTTTCGTTTTAA
- a CDS encoding NDP-sugar synthase encodes MKALIFAAGKGTRLKPFTDHHPKALAKVNEVPLLERNIRYLKSYGITDFVINIHHFGDQIVDFLNKNNNFGCKIEISDETNELLETGGGLIFARKFLDHGEDFLIMNADILTDLNINALVEYHKKIKDFATLAVSDRESSRKLLFNDDMVLRGWLNVQTGEQRLAEFNKGFKALAFSGIHCINPVIFKKIKRTGKFSVMEEYLDLMQTEHIHGFVHDSILIDVGRPSSVIEAEKHFK; translated from the coding sequence ATGAAAGCTCTAATCTTCGCAGCTGGAAAAGGCACCAGACTTAAACCGTTTACAGATCACCATCCGAAAGCTTTGGCAAAAGTAAATGAAGTTCCGCTTCTGGAAAGAAATATCAGATACCTGAAAAGCTATGGAATCACTGATTTTGTGATTAATATTCATCATTTTGGAGATCAGATTGTTGACTTTTTAAATAAAAACAATAATTTCGGATGCAAGATTGAAATCTCTGATGAAACCAATGAACTTCTGGAAACAGGTGGCGGCTTGATTTTTGCAAGAAAATTTCTAGATCATGGAGAAGATTTTTTAATCATGAATGCTGATATTCTAACCGATCTGAACATCAATGCATTGGTAGAATACCACAAAAAGATAAAAGATTTTGCTACTTTAGCGGTTTCGGACAGAGAAAGTTCGAGAAAACTCCTTTTCAATGATGATATGGTTTTGAGAGGCTGGCTGAATGTACAAACCGGAGAACAGAGGCTGGCAGAATTCAATAAAGGTTTTAAGGCTCTTGCTTTCAGTGGAATTCATTGTATCAATCCTGTCATCTTTAAAAAAATAAAAAGAACAGGCAAATTTTCTGTTATGGAAGAATATCTTGACCTAATGCAGACCGAACATATACACGGTTTTGTACATGACAGTATTCTTATTGATGTTGGAAGACCGTCTTCCGTAATAGAGGCCGAGAAACATTTTAAATAA
- the xrtF gene encoding exosortase family protein XrtF: protein MLKDFKPVLGILLRFIIIYLVLLIAYQFYLNSGKDSGLDSFSRMIANQVTSLQNVIGYPTELYDDVKNEQVWFYVKQNYVTRMVEGCNAISVIILFVSFVFAFYKGVKTFVFVGVGLVLLYIINLLRIVGLNIVMSDHKEYGKMFHDFIFPAIIYGSVVVLWLIWIKFFALKHENS, encoded by the coding sequence ATGCTGAAAGACTTTAAACCTGTTTTAGGTATCTTATTGCGTTTTATTATTATCTATCTGGTGTTGCTTATCGCCTATCAGTTCTATCTGAACAGCGGTAAAGATTCCGGGCTGGATTCTTTTTCAAGGATGATTGCCAATCAGGTGACTTCTCTGCAGAACGTTATTGGTTATCCCACGGAGCTTTATGATGATGTAAAGAACGAGCAGGTTTGGTTTTATGTAAAACAAAATTATGTAACGAGAATGGTGGAGGGTTGTAATGCGATTTCTGTCATCATTTTATTTGTGTCTTTTGTTTTTGCTTTTTACAAAGGGGTGAAAACTTTTGTTTTTGTGGGAGTAGGATTAGTATTGTTATATATTATAAACCTTTTGAGGATTGTAGGATTAAATATCGTCATGTCTGATCATAAGGAATATGGAAAGATGTTTCATGATTTTATTTTCCCTGCTATTATTTACGGAAGTGTGGTAGTTCTTTGGTTGATCTGGATTAAATTTTTTGCTTTAAAACATGAAAATTCTTAG
- a CDS encoding cation diffusion facilitator family transporter, translating to MNTQKNTHKEKIGFQKLIATFGIILFVGKIIAWKLTNSDAVFSDAMESIVNVISAFMGLYSLHLAAKPKDEDHPYGHGKVEFVTSGIEGALIAIAGVMIIYEGIHSLIVGKTLSKIDLGIWIIAATAVINYLLGYISIKKGKKENSLVLISSGKHLQSDTITTLGVVASLIIVYFTKIYWLDSVVALSFGLYIIFVGYKIVRKSLSGIMDEQDPEILNQVIRILEENRQIEWIDVHNMKIQQFGSSLHIDAHITLPWYYDLRDAHGEMEKVIILLAKNMKRSIEFNFHMDDCKPISCPVCQIKDCPVREKDFIKRVEWTPENITSVDKHTTE from the coding sequence ATGAATACCCAGAAAAATACCCATAAAGAGAAAATAGGATTCCAGAAGCTTATTGCCACATTTGGAATTATCCTTTTTGTCGGAAAAATTATAGCATGGAAACTCACCAATTCCGACGCCGTTTTTTCCGATGCTATGGAAAGTATTGTCAATGTCATCAGTGCATTTATGGGGCTTTATTCACTCCATCTTGCCGCCAAACCTAAAGACGAAGACCACCCTTACGGTCATGGAAAAGTAGAATTCGTTACTTCCGGCATTGAAGGTGCTCTTATTGCGATAGCCGGCGTTATGATTATTTATGAAGGAATTCATAGTCTTATCGTAGGAAAAACGCTGAGTAAAATTGATCTCGGAATCTGGATTATTGCAGCCACAGCAGTCATTAATTATCTGCTGGGATATATTTCTATAAAAAAAGGAAAAAAAGAAAATTCTCTCGTTCTCATTTCATCCGGTAAACACCTTCAGTCTGACACCATTACAACGCTTGGAGTGGTTGCCAGTTTAATTATTGTTTACTTCACCAAAATCTATTGGCTCGATTCAGTAGTGGCCTTAAGTTTTGGACTTTATATCATATTTGTAGGCTATAAAATCGTCCGAAAATCATTAAGCGGTATTATGGACGAGCAGGATCCTGAAATATTAAATCAGGTAATTAGAATCCTTGAAGAGAATCGACAAATAGAATGGATTGATGTGCACAATATGAAAATTCAACAATTTGGATCTTCCCTGCATATTGATGCCCATATCACCCTTCCATGGTATTATGATCTGCGTGATGCCCATGGTGAAATGGAAAAAGTAATTATCCTTCTCGCTAAAAACATGAAGCGCAGTATTGAGTTCAATTTTCATATGGATGATTGCAAACCGATTTCATGTCCGGTATGCCAGATCAAAGACTGTCCTGTGCGGGAGAAAGATTTCATTAAACGGGTGGAATGGACTCCGGAAAATATCACCAGCGTGGATAAACATACTACAGAATAA
- a CDS encoding DUF5689 domain-containing protein gives MKNIYFKAAIFSAISILSFSSCVKTDDYELPEIKCTNKFAAANHPLTDLATIAKAKPTEADIIKEDYIVEAYVSSSDESGNIYKMMFLQDKPENPTQGIEIDIDGGNQYLDYPTGSLVRINLKGLIVQGINGNIKVGSFDPNYPIGRINPNKVSNYIARVCDGQKAVVTAIKPLEFNSIADALKNGAHINQLVKIKNVQFEEPELTKTFADESGTGDRYITDKKAGRLDLRFSNYATFAKSPISPKYAKSGEIVLLLSRFTSSSNATVFTDQAYIRNLDDINFPNDRFNPGEPDAPSASAVNLFAGSDFENWTTFLSSVNTFGLKPYATQGVGLGYNGTNSLQIKGTPTANDYVFTSVATTGIPAVPKRITMYIKGTATGKTLSFNVYKAGGGFYVFNLGTFSTGATLGVESANSYTGSINTSGQWRLVELTLTGITDINTTAGKDMFAIKTGNGGIYDVQIDNIKIE, from the coding sequence ATGAAAAATATATATTTTAAAGCGGCGATCTTTAGTGCTATTTCAATACTGTCATTCTCGTCTTGTGTAAAAACTGATGATTATGAATTACCGGAAATTAAATGTACTAACAAATTTGCAGCAGCTAATCACCCGTTAACTGATCTTGCTACTATTGCAAAAGCAAAACCAACGGAAGCGGATATCATTAAAGAAGATTACATCGTTGAAGCCTATGTTTCTTCAAGTGATGAATCAGGAAATATCTATAAAATGATGTTCCTTCAGGATAAGCCTGAAAACCCGACACAAGGGATTGAAATTGACATCGATGGTGGAAATCAGTATCTTGATTATCCTACCGGATCTTTAGTAAGAATTAACCTGAAAGGATTGATTGTTCAAGGTATTAACGGGAACATTAAAGTAGGTTCTTTTGATCCTAACTATCCTATCGGTAGAATCAATCCTAATAAAGTTTCAAATTATATTGCAAGAGTTTGTGACGGACAAAAGGCTGTAGTAACTGCAATAAAGCCATTAGAGTTTAATTCTATCGCTGATGCTCTTAAAAATGGTGCTCACATCAATCAGCTTGTAAAAATTAAAAATGTTCAGTTCGAAGAGCCTGAATTGACAAAAACTTTTGCTGATGAATCAGGAACAGGGGATCGTTATATTACTGATAAAAAAGCTGGTAGATTAGATCTTCGTTTCAGTAACTATGCAACTTTTGCGAAATCTCCGATCTCTCCTAAATATGCAAAAAGTGGTGAAATCGTCCTGCTTTTGAGCCGTTTTACAAGCTCAAGTAACGCAACGGTTTTCACGGATCAGGCGTATATCAGAAATCTTGATGATATAAACTTCCCGAATGACAGATTCAATCCAGGTGAACCAGATGCTCCTTCTGCTTCTGCTGTAAACCTTTTCGCAGGATCAGACTTTGAAAACTGGACAACTTTCTTATCAAGTGTAAATACTTTCGGTCTTAAGCCTTACGCTACACAAGGTGTGGGTCTGGGATACAATGGTACAAATTCACTTCAGATCAAAGGAACTCCTACAGCTAATGATTATGTATTTACCTCTGTGGCTACTACGGGAATCCCAGCTGTACCAAAAAGAATTACAATGTATATCAAAGGTACTGCAACAGGAAAAACTCTTTCTTTCAACGTATACAAAGCAGGTGGAGGTTTCTATGTGTTTAACTTAGGTACATTCTCTACGGGGGCTACTTTAGGAGTAGAAAGTGCTAACTCGTACACAGGATCTATCAATACAAGCGGACAGTGGAGATTAGTAGAGCTTACCCTTACAGGTATTACGGATATTAACACTACAGCCGGAAAAGATATGTTTGCGATCAAAACTGGAAATGGAGGAATCTATGATGTTCAGATTGATAACATTAAAATTGAGTAA
- a CDS encoding RNase adapter RapZ, protein MLHIEIHSFSYKKGGIPKDNSGNGGGFAFDCRGILNPGRIEEYKIQTGNDIGVQEYLETKTEMPRFLELIKSLVSINIDDYLARGFEHLQINFGCTGGQHRSVYSAIKIAEFIKEKYPEGTQVTLHHDEQPQLNK, encoded by the coding sequence ATGCTACACATCGAGATACACAGTTTTTCTTACAAGAAAGGAGGAATTCCTAAAGACAATTCAGGAAATGGCGGAGGTTTCGCTTTTGACTGCCGTGGAATTTTAAATCCCGGAAGAATTGAAGAATATAAAATCCAGACCGGAAATGACATTGGAGTTCAGGAATATCTGGAAACGAAAACAGAAATGCCCAGGTTTTTAGAACTGATAAAATCTCTTGTTTCCATCAATATCGACGACTATCTTGCAAGAGGTTTTGAACACCTGCAGATCAATTTCGGGTGTACAGGCGGGCAGCACAGATCGGTATATTCTGCTATAAAAATTGCCGAATTTATCAAAGAAAAATATCCTGAAGGAACTCAGGTAACCCTTCATCATGACGAACAACCCCAACTGAATAAATAA
- a CDS encoding TIGR00730 family Rossman fold protein, protein MEIDGTRDESLVNPELDINETKLHNSFRQKTWDETITKDSWMVFKVMAEFVDGYEKLAKIGPCVSIFGSARLKPENKYYEMAVDIAEKITKLGFGIITGGGPGIMEAGNKGAFNAKGKSIGLNIDLPFEQHFNPYINKSYSMNFDYFFVRKVMFVKYSQGFVVMPGGFGTLDELTEAMTLIQTNKIGKFPIVLVGSEFWGGLLDWFKATLLKEGMIAEDDLDLYRVVDTADEAVAHIKAFYDKYSVNVNF, encoded by the coding sequence ATGGAAATTGATGGAACTAGGGATGAAAGTTTAGTAAATCCAGAACTTGACATTAACGAAACAAAACTGCACAACAGTTTCAGACAAAAAACCTGGGACGAAACAATCACCAAAGACAGCTGGATGGTATTCAAGGTCATGGCTGAATTTGTTGACGGCTATGAAAAACTGGCTAAAATTGGTCCTTGTGTTTCTATATTTGGGTCTGCCCGACTGAAGCCGGAGAACAAATATTATGAAATGGCTGTAGACATTGCTGAAAAGATCACCAAACTAGGTTTCGGAATTATTACCGGAGGCGGCCCGGGGATCATGGAGGCAGGAAATAAAGGAGCTTTCAATGCGAAAGGAAAGTCTATCGGACTAAATATTGATCTTCCTTTTGAACAGCACTTTAATCCTTATATTAATAAATCCTATTCCATGAATTTTGATTACTTTTTCGTGAGAAAGGTAATGTTTGTAAAATACTCTCAAGGTTTCGTAGTAATGCCTGGAGGTTTCGGAACACTGGATGAGCTGACTGAAGCAATGACCCTGATTCAGACCAACAAAATTGGAAAATTTCCAATCGTTTTGGTAGGAAGTGAATTTTGGGGAGGATTACTGGATTGGTTTAAAGCAACCCTGTTAAAAGAAGGGATGATTGCTGAAGATGATCTTGATCTTTATCGTGTGGTAGACACTGCTGATGAGGCTGTAGCACATATAAAAGCCTTTTATGATAAATATTCTGTGAATGTAAATTTTTAA